Within the Osmerus mordax isolate fOsmMor3 chromosome 6, fOsmMor3.pri, whole genome shotgun sequence genome, the region ataaaaaagcaATATACTGTAAAACGTTTCGTGTTGTATGATGACAAACCTATATCCCTCTTGCTTTGACAGGATAATACAACATCCAACAAACTGTTCTGTTTGATGGAGTATAAATCTGTTCCAAGTGTCTTTAAAAAGGGTAAAATATTGAAGTCTCACAGgaaataaatgaaataaattATACTCACTGAGAACAAAAATCTAAATTACAATTCAGTTGGAAATGACAAAACCTGACGCAGCATTTAACTCATTGTATGTGTAGAGATAAACCCCAAATGTCAACAGAATACACACAGTACCTTCAATTCAACAGTGTACATAGTAGAATAGTCACattttcaagtagctttattgttgAGGAGGGAAGGTACATGTCAGTACAGACTAGTAGTGAGTGTGCATAACAACTCTACATTCACAGGCTAGGTTGATATCCGTAGGAGTACATGAGGCTGCTGGGCAAAGTGCACCGTGGTCCTTAAAGTGCTGTATCAAATAACCACCACTTCTCTATGACTGTAAATTCATCCATTTCAAGAGTCAAGATTCAGGGTCCTAAAGTCTGCAGGCCTACACCCCGCTCTGGACCTTCACTGACTGTATATCATAGTACAGATACGTGGCCAGTCCAGGTGAGCCTACACATAAAAAGACAAGTACAAAATCCAGTTGATCCTTTGTCCCAACTATGGTCTCAATGGGGGCTCTCAAAAACGATTGTCGGTCTGCCTCCATTTCCCCGCTCACCCAAAAGCGTTTCCGTTTCGGGATGCTTGAACGCTGGCTCGATTCCTGCTCCTGACGGGCCGGTCGCGGCTGAAGATGGTGTCCTGGTCGCTGTCCAGCTCCGACTCTGACATCATCAAGCTGGAGTTGTGCTCCGTGCTCCTGTGTTTGATGTCTGGATTGACATGAAATGGTCAGATGAAATGTCAGGGGCACCATAGTTGGGAGGGAGCTGCCAATAGCTAGCTAACACTCCACCTTATTTCATGTAAAGACTCCGGTAAAAGTACACCTCTGTGACACACAGCCAATGAAAAGAGACTTTTCTCACTGTATTTGGGCCGCAGCTCCATCCTCTCCTGTTCATCCATGTTGTCAAGGATGGTGTACTTGGTTTTCTTTCTGATCTTGGTTCGCCTTCTTCTAAACATTCAAGAAACCACTGCTCTATCGATACAACAATTTGCATTCAAATAACAAATCTGTCTGAATTGCATAATTACCTTCCTGACACAAACCCCTTTACTTAATTTCTGACTAGTCCTAGTAATTCTGACTAAAAGCCCTGTACTTTTGTACTCAGAAATGTAGGTCTTACTCCACATAGTATATGGTTAATGAATTGGTGAACTATAGTGAAGCTCATTCATTTAATATCAAGTTAATTTCCTGCTTGCATGTAAAGTACAGAGGgtgaaaggtcagaggtcacctctTGCAGCAGCAGATGAAAGCCCAGGTGAAGGACATGATGAAAACTACAACCATGAAGCAGGAGATGACGACATACAGCACTCTCCATTCTGCCCAACAGAAAAAGGTACCATGATTTACTCCATGTTAGTAATTACATTCGCATTAAATGTGTAAACAAGCAAGTATATGAGGGTGTTACCTTGATGCTAACTTAGGAAAAGATGAAGGAGCTTATTCAACTCAGACGGCATGTTTTGTCTATAGGTTCATGTGTGACCCTGTATGTCATTTTAGCTCTCACCACAATTGCTCTCTCCGTCGCCGAGGAAGAGACGAATGAGATTCTCTGTCCAGAAGGGGTCGCAGACACACTCCTTGGTGACGGGGTCACACTGCCCGTGCCCGGAGCATCGAAGCAGGCACACTGCAGTCAAACCAGATCAGAACGTTTAGGACCAAAAGACCACGGCAAACATTTACAGAACAGGATGAGATGGAggacagaagaagaggagagaaatcgGTGTCTTCGgtaaacaaataaattaaaacacatCAGATACAGTAACATGTTTCTCTTAAAtctgatttgtaaaaaaaataagaatttCCTTGCCAAATCTAACAACATTGGCATACTAATGTATATTACAACAATCAATTAAGAGATATCAATTGTCTTCTCATGTCTAATGCTAGATACAGTGTTGCTCCACTCACAGACTGTGTCCACACGGaggactctgaagagcagaTAGTCAGTCTTTTCTCTCAGCAGCTGAGTCCGCAACAAACTGGCCAGTTTGGTACCAGGAACCGGTCCCTCTGGGCCCTGCACCGAGAACCTCAACACTgtgctgtaaacacacacacacagaaaacgaaTCAGTCCCTAACGgttaaatgtgtgtgcatgtttgagcAGAAAGTGTGTCCCAGATGACCTTGCACAGTTTGTTCTCTAATGTGTCAatcagtgtgtatgtgcatgcctgtatgtgtgtctgtctgtatgtgagtatgtctgtctgtgtgtacatccgtctgtctgcctgaatGTGCctatgctgtgtgtttgtgtgtatttctgaATACCTGTACATCTAAATACATGCATGTCTATATGCGTtcgtgtctgaatgtgtgtatatgctgtgtgtgagtacgtctgtatatgtgtgtatgtgtgtgactgctaCCTGAGGTCGGAGTGTCCTCTGAGCCCTCTGAGGTGGATGTCGGTGTCCAGCACGTGGAGCAGCGCGGCCAGCTGCCTGAGCACCGTGTCCTTCTGAGCCACGCTCACCTGGGCCACAGCCACCAgcatctccacctccacctcctcactccccccggGGTCTGGAGGGGGAAGCAGGGGCGCACAGCGGGTCAACGGAGCGCATTGAGGGCACATACAATAAGACAGTGCTGGCTAGCGTTGTGTTATGgactcactcgcacacacctACCTGGGCGCACTTCCACGGTGGCTGTGGCAGTGCTGGTGCGTCCCTGGGAGTCAGTCACACGGAGCTGGAACAGATAGGTCCCCTCTACAAGGTTGGCGAGGTAGAGCGAGGCCTGGTTTACCGACCCATACAGAACAtcctaggagagaggagaaagcatgaacagagaagacaagagacgagagagtagacagagagaagagaacgcAATTATGTTCACTTTTCCCATTGATATGATTATTGTAAGTCCTACATCTTACGCCATTTTATCACAGTTCTACACGTGTGACAAGAAATCGAAATGATTTGCCTTTGTACTTACCCCAGCAGCAGGACTCTGGCTGTCCCGCACCCACAGGAAGCGCACCTCAGCTGGGTTACCATTTGTCACAGAACCCCTGAGAACCAGGGAGTTGTTGGGCATAGTGAGGGTGTGGCTGCCACTGGCATGGGCTACAGGTGGAAAGTTTCTAGCTGAGGGAAGATGGACAATTTGAGGTTGAGGTTGAGCAAGTACTATACCAATGACACGTCAGACATCGAAATTGAAGTATTCGACAGTCTCTTACCCTCCTGGATCCTTATGGTCAGTGAGGCACTGTCTCTGGCTCCTTCTTGGTCACTCACGATCAGCCTGAATGTGTAGCGACCTGCGCGGAGGCCCGTCGCTGTGGCAATAGCTTTATCCACACGTTCTATTTTCAATCCAGGTGGGCCGCTATAAATCAAAACATGTATTTCACAACTGTAATCCAATAGTGCACATAGTCTTTTTTAACACTCATCCAaaggagtgtctgctaaatgactaaatgtaatgtaaataggaataaataaatgttcttCTCTACATTTGCCATAATATTTTTATTGAATCATGAAACCCCAGCATTTAAAAATAGATAATCCCTTACCAAAAACTTGTTACAGTCAGCTAACATAACTACAGATAATGATTTCTCAAGTTTAGGATTAAGAGACTTTAACCCCTACCCATTATAATCCtacatgacctttgaccctggtgCCTACCTGATGGTGTCCCAGTGGTAGCTGACGATGCCATGGTCATCTGTGGAGCCGCTGCCGTCCAGCATAATGCTGGTTACCGGGAGGGTCAGCTGTCTGTCCGGCCCCACTAGGGCTTTAGGGGCCAGGTTTGACTCTGGCTTGACCTCAGCTACGGGGACGTCACCTGTCTCTGAGGAGAACAGCAGAACCACCACTGTCACGCAAGTGTCCTTTCCTATGGTTAGTGACAGTGAATACCTttttttgtggaaaaaaagtctaCTCAGGGATTGAACAGTGAGAACACAATTCTGTATATTGTCTAGAATCAAAGCTTAGACACAAATTAGGATGTTACAATTCTGCAGAATGTACATGACCACACCTGTAATAAACATTTCAATCGTTTGTAATGATCAAATGATACAAGATAACCAGACAGAAATGCTTACCTGGTTTGACAGTAGTGGTGCCAGGGGGGAGGTCGGGTGATCTGGCTGGAGTGGGGTCCCCCTCCTTGAGGGTTGAGCTGAGGGCAGGGCCGGGGATCCTGGTTGTGACGGCAGGAGGAACGTGGGGGAAGGAGAGGTCATCCCTCTCAGGCTGGACGACCTTCACTGAAGCTGTGGCGGAGTCTGATAAGCTGTCTGAATCAGTCACCGTCAGACTGGCAACGAAAGATCAAATCAATGGAAACACATAGAGCTGGCGAAGTTGGTAATTGTACCAGACTAAACAAAACAATTGCTATGACAAAACTAGGTAGGACTTaaagaataaaaacattttaaaacaatgttttacacagtaagctatggtttgtgaaaagcctcaAAAGAAACAGAATTCAAATGACCACCAAAACCCTAGCTCTGATGTAGAAACTGGATATTTAGTGTTGTATAATGGCTACAGTGCTGTGTGGTGTAATGGCTGTGAACTGGAATAAACAAACCATAATTTACAACACAAGAAGTAGATTTATATTCAGGATGTTTTTCACAGTAGGCTTGTTCTATAAAATCTTGCAAACAATGTATTCCCCAAAACAGGGTTGTATTGGCTAGAATCAGGATCCTACCTCCAAGTGACAACATTTTGTTTCACACTGGGATGTTAACAATCTGGGAATTTACACAGCTACACTCCTAATTTACACAGCTTGTCAATCTGCTATGATTAAATATATTGTTTTAGTTTGAATTGGTACTCAGAAATCTTAACAATCAAGTGCAAACCAAACCATAACGGTATTGCTGCGTCCATGAAAGAATAGCACAGAACAAACCGGAACAGAACTGAATGGTTCTCTATTTGTGAATAGTTTCATCCACACCTCTACTTTTAACAACCTATAGCCTATCAACCATTGACACTGCTTACATGACAAGACATTGAATAAACCGCAAAATCACGATGGTTAAATAGTAAACAGACACCATCTATTAATAGAGACTATGTATCCTGTTCCAGAGTAACTGATTTTCTAGCCTTACTTGAACATGTACTCTCCAGGCATCAGAGTGGGAAGACTAAGGATCTGCGAGTCCAAGGAGGGCCCAAGCTCCACAGGTGCACCTGCCACCTGGTCCCAGTGGTAGATGACAATCCCTCCATCGTCTCGACTCTCTGGGGCGGGAGAGAAATGGTGCAAACAGACAGGTGCATTAGCCGTACCCTTCCAAGGAAAGTTAAACAACGGAAGGTGGGAGGGTCACTCACAGCTCATGCTCATACTTACTGCTACCGTTGATGATGGTGTCACGGGCGAGAAGCGACACGGTTTGTGTCGTCGGGACAACGATAGCCGTGGGGGGCTGACTCAACGTCACTGCTGTGAGGAAGACATTTTCAGTCGGTAGTCAATATTACTGTTGAATTATCATTAATTGTCTTCTAG harbors:
- the kiaa0319 gene encoding dyslexia-associated protein KIAA0319 isoform X2, with product MWRRTTLHLYLFLQCLEGVVATQCWKGETFSEAVVSPALRSSSILRVPNVDTLAQCVGACCDLPGCDLAWLFEQRCYILSCQKWANCQPRQRPGADSHLTFLQRGEPQTLVLKSLVRGEPYRSRWRLPTRPSGDVEALKDLALFDEASRSFGDPGMMALEYSDGELSPEDNGAEPDVTGDAGAEEVFPDWPAELKERDGFNQSEIENGPGGWPAESSMPKYSHSTEATVNHAPPPSDRSPTFSPTPAERNSDLQNAPLNNSESPALMPSSQNSTQHSQTRPSEATPLISITTPFSLPTQPVKALLVSLGDPVEVLFPIDTVELVASVSPEPEIGSFFRYNWVLVHSTDGHKEVIDGEHSRAVRLRNMSVGHYVVSVVVSGEGVYGECEVNMTVNQAVTLSQPPTAIVVPTTQTVSLLARDTIINGSKSRDDGGIVIYHWDQVAGAPVELGPSLDSQILSLPTLMPGEYMFNLTVTDSDSLSDSATASVKVVQPERDDLSFPHVPPAVTTRIPGPALSSTLKEGDPTPARSPDLPPGTTTVKPETGDVPVAEVKPESNLAPKALVGPDRQLTLPVTSIMLDGSGSTDDHGIVSYHWDTISGPPGLKIERVDKAIATATGLRAGRYTFRLIVSDQEGARDSASLTIRIQEARNFPPVAHASGSHTLTMPNNSLVLRGSVTNGNPAEVRFLWVRDSQSPAAGDVLYGSVNQASLYLANLVEGTYLFQLRVTDSQGRTSTATATVEVRPDPGGSEEVEVEMLVAVAQVSVAQKDTVLRQLAALLHVLDTDIHLRGLRGHSDLSTVLRFSVQGPEGPVPGTKLASLLRTQLLREKTDYLLFRVLRVDTVLCLLRCSGHGQCDPVTKECVCDPFWTENLIRLFLGDGESNCEWRVLYVVISCFMVVVFIMSFTWAFICCCKRRRTKIRKKTKYTILDNMDEQERMELRPKYNIKHRSTEHNSSLMMSESELDSDQDTIFSRDRPVRSRNRASVQASRNGNAFG
- the kiaa0319 gene encoding dyslexia-associated protein KIAA0319 isoform X1; the encoded protein is MWRRTTLHLYLFLQCLEGVVATQCWKGETFSEAVVSPALRSSSILRVPNVDTLAQCVGACCDLPGCDLAWLFEQRCYILSCQKWANCQPRQRPGADSHLTFLQRGEPQTLVLKSLVRGEPYRSRWRLPTRPSGDVEALKDLALFDEASRSFGDPGMMALEYSDGELSPEDNGAEPDVTGDAGAEEVFPDWPAELKERDGFNQSEIENGPGGWPAESSMPKYSHSTEATVNHAPPPSDRSPTFSPTPAERNSDLQNAPLNNSESPALMPSSQNSTQHSQTRPSEATPLISITTPFSLPTQPVKALLVSLGDPVEVLFPIDTVELVASVSPEPEIGSFFRYNWVLVHSTDGHKEVIDGEHSRAVRLRNMSVGHYVVSVVVSGEGVYGECEVNMTVNQAVTLSQPPTAIVVPTTQTVSLLARDTIINGSKSRDDGGIVIYHWDQVAGAPVELGPSLDSQILSLPTLMPGEYMFNLTVTDSDSLSDSATASVKVVQPERDDLSFPHVPPAVTTRIPGPALSSTLKEGDPTPARSPDLPPGTTTVKPETGDVPVAEVKPESNLAPKALVGPDRQLTLPVTSIMLDGSGSTDDHGIVSYHWDTISGPPGLKIERVDKAIATATGLRAGRYTFRLIVSDQEGARDSASLTIRIQEARNFPPVAHASGSHTLTMPNNSLVLRGSVTNGNPAEVRFLWVRDSQSPAAGDVLYGSVNQASLYLANLVEGTYLFQLRVTDSQGRTSTATATVEVRPDPGGSEEVEVEMLVAVAQVSVAQKDTVLRQLAALLHVLDTDIHLRGLRGHSDLSTVLRFSVQGPEGPVPGTKLASLLRTQLLREKTDYLLFRVLRVDTVLCLLRCSGHGQCDPVTKECVCDPFWTENLIRLFLGDGESNCEWRVLYVVISCFMVVVFIMSFTWAFICCCKRRRRTKIRKKTKYTILDNMDEQERMELRPKYNIKHRSTEHNSSLMMSESELDSDQDTIFSRDRPVRSRNRASVQASRNGNAFG